A window of the Leucothrix mucor DSM 2157 genome harbors these coding sequences:
- a CDS encoding helicase HerA-like domain-containing protein — protein sequence MTVNKGILLGKGDHQVFLDPRFANRHGLIAGATGTGKTISLQVLTEGFSRMGVPVFLSDIKGDLSGITQAGKPHAKVDERIEKIGITDYLAEDFPVVFWDLFGKKGHPVRTTITDMGPLLLARLLGLNDTQEGILNIAFKFADEEGLLLLDLKDLRSVLNYVGENRASFQTLYGNISTASIGAILRDLLVLEQQGAEDFFGEPALDIWDFMRTGNKGYGQINILSADELMMKPQLYATFLLWLLSELFETLPEVGDLDKPRLVFFFDEAHLLFDDAPDALVNKVEQVVKLIRSKGVGIYFVTQNPLDIPDGVLSQLGNRIQHALRAFTPKDQKAVRAAAQTFRANPDLDTEETITQLGVGEALVSVLQEQGIPGIVQKTLICPPRSLIGPAPDGAVEQTIRSSPLNGRYETMVDRESAYEILNVRAVQAERDRQAAALQQAQVKAAKPNTRSRSSNRQSVGEAFAKTVARSVASRLGTQIVRGLLGSLFRK from the coding sequence ATGACAGTCAATAAGGGTATTTTGCTAGGTAAAGGCGATCATCAGGTATTTTTGGATCCCCGCTTTGCCAACCGACACGGTTTAATCGCAGGCGCAACCGGTACCGGCAAGACAATTTCACTACAAGTTTTGACCGAAGGCTTCTCCCGCATGGGCGTTCCGGTCTTTCTCTCAGATATTAAAGGCGACCTAAGCGGCATCACGCAAGCAGGTAAACCACACGCGAAAGTTGATGAACGTATTGAGAAAATCGGCATCACGGATTATCTGGCTGAAGATTTTCCCGTTGTATTCTGGGATCTATTTGGTAAAAAAGGCCACCCAGTACGTACGACCATCACCGACATGGGGCCACTGCTGCTAGCCAGACTACTAGGGCTTAATGACACTCAGGAAGGCATTCTCAATATTGCTTTTAAGTTTGCTGATGAAGAAGGCCTGCTCCTGTTAGACCTTAAAGACCTTCGTTCGGTACTTAATTATGTTGGTGAGAACCGTGCCAGCTTTCAAACACTGTATGGGAATATCAGTACCGCCTCGATTGGAGCCATCTTAAGAGACCTGCTAGTACTTGAGCAACAAGGCGCGGAAGACTTTTTTGGTGAGCCGGCTCTGGATATCTGGGACTTTATGCGCACCGGCAACAAGGGCTACGGCCAGATCAATATCTTGTCTGCCGATGAGCTAATGATGAAACCTCAGCTGTATGCCACCTTCTTGCTTTGGTTACTCTCTGAACTGTTTGAAACACTTCCCGAAGTCGGCGACTTAGATAAACCACGCTTGGTGTTCTTCTTTGATGAAGCCCATTTACTGTTTGATGATGCACCTGATGCCTTAGTGAATAAGGTAGAACAAGTGGTTAAGCTAATTCGCTCAAAAGGTGTCGGCATCTACTTTGTTACTCAAAACCCACTGGATATTCCGGATGGCGTACTGAGCCAATTGGGTAATCGCATACAACATGCACTGCGCGCATTCACACCAAAAGACCAAAAAGCAGTTCGCGCTGCGGCGCAGACTTTCCGAGCCAACCCAGACCTTGATACCGAAGAGACCATTACCCAACTTGGCGTTGGTGAGGCGCTGGTATCCGTATTACAGGAACAAGGCATTCCGGGCATTGTCCAAAAGACGTTAATCTGCCCTCCTCGCTCGCTGATTGGCCCTGCTCCGGATGGCGCAGTTGAACAAACTATTCGTTCAAGCCCACTCAATGGTCGATATGAAACGATGGTTGATCGTGAGTCGGCCTATGAAATTCTTAATGTGCGCGCAGTACAGGCAGAGCGAGACAGACAAGCAGCCGCATTACAGCAAGCGCAAGTCAAGGCAGCTAAACCCAACACTCGCAGCCGAAGCTCTAACCGACAAAGTGTTGGTGAAGCCTTCGCCAAAACCGTGGCGCGCTCAGTTGCTTCAAGATTAGGAACACAAATCGTACGCGGTTTACTCGGATCATTATTTCGTAAGTAA
- the accB gene encoding acetyl-CoA carboxylase biotin carboxyl carrier protein: MDVRKIKTLIELINSSDIAEIEIIEGEESVRISRYSSAAPVQMAAPAPVAAAPAIGAPAQAPAAALAPEAEKGELIESPMVGTFYRASSPTAKAFVEVGQTVSVGDPLCIIEAMKMLNQIESEKSGVITKVLVENEQPVEFGQPLFVIE, from the coding sequence ATGGATGTTCGAAAAATTAAAACGCTGATTGAACTCATTAACAGCAGCGACATTGCTGAGATAGAAATCATTGAAGGCGAAGAGTCGGTTAGAATCTCTCGTTATAGCTCAGCAGCACCCGTACAAATGGCCGCACCTGCACCCGTTGCTGCAGCTCCTGCGATTGGCGCACCTGCTCAGGCACCTGCCGCAGCTCTTGCACCAGAAGCTGAAAAAGGCGAACTGATTGAATCACCAATGGTTGGTACTTTCTACCGCGCATCATCACCAACAGCCAAAGCCTTTGTTGAAGTTGGCCAGACTGTTTCTGTTGGCGATCCGCTATGCATTATCGAAGCAATGAAAATGCTGAACCAGATCGAATCAGAAAAATCAGGCGTCATCACCAAGGTGTTGGTTGAAAATGAACAACCAGTTGAGTTTGGACAGCCTTTGTTTGTGATTGAATAA
- the accC gene encoding acetyl-CoA carboxylase biotin carboxylase subunit has protein sequence MIKKLLIANRGEIALRILRACREMGIKTVAVHSTADRDLKHVRLADESVCIGPASSTDSYLNIPAIISAAEVTDADAIHPGYGFLSENADFAERVESSGFVFVGPRAKTIRLMGDKISAKEAMLKTNVPCVPGSEGAIPEDPAEALAMGDRIGYPVIIKATGGGGGRGMRVVHKREALIDSIILTKSEARGAFGNDVVYMEKYLQAPRHIEFQVLADSFGNAIHLCERDCSMQRRHQKVVEEAPAPGITPEQRNRMGAILTKACSEIGYRGAGTFEFLYENGEFYFIEMNTRLQVEHPVTEMITGVDLVKQQLLIASGEKLMIKQEDIVPKGHAIECRINAEDPNTFMPSPGKIERFHQPGGLGVRVDSHVYGGYTVPPYYDSMIGKLIVHGEDRAGAIARMEGALEEMVIEGIKTNIDLQRRIITDPAFIKGGADIHYLEKKLGIQS, from the coding sequence ATGATTAAGAAACTGCTAATAGCAAACCGGGGTGAAATTGCACTCCGTATCTTACGCGCCTGTCGGGAGATGGGAATCAAAACCGTCGCAGTTCACTCAACTGCTGACCGTGATTTAAAACATGTACGCCTAGCCGATGAGTCTGTCTGTATCGGACCAGCCTCCTCCACTGACAGCTATCTGAACATTCCAGCGATCATTAGTGCCGCTGAAGTGACTGATGCCGATGCGATCCACCCAGGTTACGGCTTTCTCTCTGAGAATGCAGACTTTGCCGAGCGTGTAGAGTCCAGCGGCTTTGTGTTTGTTGGACCACGTGCCAAGACTATTCGCCTGATGGGCGATAAAATTTCTGCTAAAGAAGCCATGCTGAAGACCAATGTACCTTGCGTACCTGGCTCTGAAGGCGCGATCCCAGAAGACCCAGCTGAAGCCTTGGCGATGGGTGACAGAATTGGCTACCCAGTTATCATCAAAGCTACCGGTGGCGGTGGTGGACGTGGTATGCGCGTGGTGCATAAGCGCGAAGCTCTGATTGACTCCATCATCCTGACTAAAAGTGAAGCACGCGGTGCCTTTGGTAATGACGTGGTTTACATGGAGAAATACCTGCAAGCTCCTCGTCATATCGAGTTTCAGGTATTGGCTGACTCCTTTGGTAATGCGATTCACCTATGTGAACGTGATTGCTCAATGCAGCGTCGTCACCAAAAAGTGGTTGAAGAAGCACCAGCGCCAGGCATTACTCCTGAGCAGCGCAACCGCATGGGCGCAATTTTGACTAAAGCCTGTAGCGAAATTGGCTACCGTGGCGCGGGAACCTTTGAATTCCTGTATGAAAACGGTGAGTTTTACTTCATTGAAATGAATACACGTCTGCAGGTTGAGCATCCGGTTACTGAGATGATCACAGGTGTTGACTTGGTGAAACAGCAACTGCTGATTGCCTCTGGCGAGAAGCTGATGATCAAGCAGGAAGATATTGTTCCTAAAGGTCATGCCATTGAGTGCCGTATTAATGCGGAAGACCCAAACACCTTTATGCCATCACCGGGTAAAATTGAGCGCTTCCACCAGCCAGGCGGCTTAGGCGTTCGAGTTGATTCTCATGTGTATGGTGGCTATACGGTTCCGCCCTATTACGACTCGATGATAGGCAAACTGATCGTTCACGGTGAAGACCGCGCGGGTGCAATTGCTCGCATGGAAGGTGCTTTGGAAGAAATGGTGATTGAAGGCATTAAAACCAATATTGACCTCCAGCGTCGCATTATCACCGACCCTGCCTTTATCAAAGGTGGTGCGGATATTCATTACCTTGAAAAGAAGCTAGGAATCCAAAGCTAA
- the prmA gene encoding 50S ribosomal protein L11 methyltransferase, which yields MWFQLICQTSQKGEALISEAAENMGAASVTLSDAGDVPVLEPLPNETPLWDDIIVTILFREEDKPLADALERQLEENREAWQISKLHQEVLEEQVWERMWMKDFHPMCFGERLWIYPSWSETPDDDTVKILLDPGLAFGTGTHPTTSLCLQWLDQNPPVGASVIDYGCGSGILAIAAIKLGATHVQATDIDPQALTATHDNQEKNGIQDEQISACLPEDMPEMQADLMLANILCGPLIELSQTLCQMTKPGGMVVLSGVLAEQVPLLQEAYQAHCDDIQFAEQDGWVRMTAQVR from the coding sequence ATGTGGTTTCAATTGATTTGTCAGACCTCCCAAAAAGGCGAAGCGCTCATCAGTGAGGCGGCCGAGAACATGGGCGCAGCCTCCGTTACACTCAGTGATGCGGGCGATGTACCAGTACTTGAGCCACTGCCCAATGAGACACCACTGTGGGACGACATCATCGTCACGATCTTATTTCGTGAAGAAGATAAGCCCTTAGCGGATGCCTTAGAGCGGCAGCTTGAAGAAAACCGAGAGGCTTGGCAGATCAGTAAGCTACACCAGGAAGTTTTGGAAGAACAAGTTTGGGAACGCATGTGGATGAAGGATTTTCATCCCATGTGTTTTGGCGAGCGCTTATGGATTTATCCTAGCTGGTCAGAAACTCCGGATGATGATACCGTTAAAATCCTACTCGATCCCGGCTTGGCTTTTGGTACAGGGACTCACCCGACGACCTCTTTATGCTTGCAATGGTTAGATCAGAATCCTCCAGTTGGTGCCAGCGTAATCGACTATGGTTGTGGTAGCGGCATTCTAGCGATTGCGGCGATTAAGCTTGGAGCGACACACGTCCAAGCGACCGATATTGATCCTCAAGCGCTGACTGCAACTCACGACAACCAAGAAAAGAACGGCATTCAAGACGAGCAAATCAGCGCCTGTCTTCCTGAAGATATGCCTGAGATGCAAGCCGACTTAATGCTGGCAAATATATTGTGTGGACCACTGATCGAACTCTCTCAAACACTTTGCCAAATGACTAAACCCGGTGGAATGGTTGTGTTATCGGGCGTGCTTGCTGAGCAAGTTCCATTATTGCAGGAAGCTTATCAAGCCCATTGTGATGATATTCAGTTTGCTGAACAGGATGGCTGGGTTAGGATGACCGCTCAAGTTCGGTAA